DNA from Clostridia bacterium:
CCGGCAGGGTCTCATAGAGCTTTTAGCGACTGGCTATCCCCAGTATACCACCTATGCCTCCCCCAAACACTGAACACCCAGCACGAACTAGACTTGCAGTCAGATCCAGATTTCCAGGTCCAATAACTAGAGCAATGACCACGATTACGATTGTATACAGCGCTCCCACTGCAACTCCTTGAACTAAACCGCGTTCTCCGGTGGTACGGGCCGCCACAAAACCACCCAGTCCAGCACCTACGATTAAGACAGCTAATGCTAAAAAAGGCAAATACTTTTCCGAGATAGGAGTTGTTTTGAGCATTGCCCCACAGGCCACTATCGCCAAGACGGTTGCAATCAAAGCACAGCCCAACCCTTTAACTAGGCTGTAAGCAGGTGAAACTGGCATTCTTGGTCCCCCCTCATTCCCTGGTAAACATTATGCTCTTCTGGAAGATTCTATACTGACTTAGATCTTAAGCTGTTATAAAAGTGAAGGAGACTGTTGCTCTTTGGCGAATACCAATATAAGACCTAAGAAAGTTTCTACTCTTTTCCTTGCTGGGGGGAGTTAG
Protein-coding regions in this window:
- a CDS encoding TIGR04086 family membrane protein, with the translated sequence MPVSPAYSLVKGLGCALIATVLAIVACGAMLKTTPISEKYLPFLALAVLIVGAGLGGFVAARTTGERGLVQGVAVGALYTIVIVVIALVIGPGNLDLTASLVRAGCSVFGGGIGGILGIASR